One genomic segment of Ctenopharyngodon idella isolate HZGC_01 chromosome 7, HZGC01, whole genome shotgun sequence includes these proteins:
- the dapk2a gene encoding death-associated protein kinase 2a isoform X1: MGSLCPLSLITMAVFKQQQVENFYEIGEELGSGQFAIVKQCREKSSGQDFAAKFIKKRQSNASRRGVLREEIEREVNILQQIHHPNIVMLHDVFENKTDVVLILELVSGGELFDFLAQKESLSEEEATQFIKQILEGVHYLHMRNIAHFDLKPENIMLLDKNAPLPRIKLIDFGLAHKIAEGVEFKNIFGTPEFVAPEIVNYEPLGLEADMWSVGVITYILLSGASPFLGETKQDTLGNISAMNYEFDDEFFGHTSELAKNFIRQLLEKDTKKRLTIQDALNHPWIKSNEHKDERTKAPERKRERRQLKTKRLKEYTIKSHSSMPPNNTYINFERFAQVEEDVSAMEGTFCQLASAHDTLQEDIDALLSIYNEKEMWYKEESESIRHELSQLRYEFRKVEAQRRGVHEDMRSVDASVSRVSERYKERQTRFEALQKELCAELQWVQEVVGSYQVTFPNCSFSSVFNTDVNEALKELLNRSCGGDLLTGSNLDQQR; the protein is encoded by the exons ATGGGCTCCCTCTGTCCACTGTCCTTG ATCACAATGGCTGTATTCAAGCAGCAGCAGGTTGAGAATTTCTATGAGATTGGAGAGGAACTCGGAAG TGGGCAGTTTGCAATTGTTAAGCAGTGTCGTGAAAAGAGCTCAGGCCAGGATTTTGCAGCTAAGTTCATAAAGAAGCGCCAGAGCAATGCTAGCCGGCGAGGTGTGCTCCGAGAAGAGATTGAGCGAGAGGTCAACATCCTACAACAGATACACCATCCTAATATTGTCATGCTACATGATGTGTTTGAGAACAAGACAGATGTGGTGCTGATTTTGGAGCT tgtGTCTGGAGGAGAGCTTTTCGACTTTCTGGCACAGAAAGAGTCTTTAAGTGAGGAGGAAGCCACACAATTTATTAAACAGATTCTAGAGGGCGTTCACTATTTACACATGAGGAATATTGCTCATTTTGACCTGAAG CCTGAAAACATCATGCTTCTGGATAAGAACGCCCCACTTCCCCGGATCAAACTCATTGATTTTGGCTTGGCCCACAAGATTGCTGAAGGGGTTGAATTTAAAAACATCTTTGGAACACCAGAGTTTGTTG CTCCAGAAATTGTGAATTATGAACCACTGGGACTGGAAGCAGATATGTG GAGTGTTGGCGTAATTACATATATTCT GTTGAGTGGGGCTTCTCCTTTCCTAGGAGAAACGAAGCAAGACACCCTGGGAAATATCTCAGCCATGAACTATGAGTTTGATGATGAATTCTTTGGCCACACCAGTGAGCTTGCCAAGAATTTTATACGACAACTGCTGGAAAAGGACACCAA AAAGAGACTCACAATTCAAGATGCCTTAAACCACCCCTGGATCAAG TCTAACGAGCATAAGGACGAGCGCACTAAAGCaccagagaggaagagagagcgTAGGCAGCTGAAGACGAAGCGTCTCAAAGAGTACACCATCAAGTCCCACTCTAGCATGCCTCCTAATAACACCTACATCAACTTTGAACGCTTCGCACAGGTGGAGGAGGACGTGTCAGCAATGGAGGGCACTTTCTGCCAGCTAGCGTCGGCTCACGACACCTTGCAGGAAGACATTGATGCGCTATTGTCCATCTACAATGAGAAGGAGATGTGGTACAAAGAAGAAAGTGAAAGCATCAGACACGAGTTGTCCCAGCTTCGTTATGAGTTTCGTAAAGTCGAAGCACAGAGGCGTGGCGTTCACGAAGACATGAGGAGCGTGGATGCCAGTGTTAGTCGAGTGAGCGAGCGATATAAGGAGAGGCAGACACGTTTTGAGGCCCTGCAGAAGGAGCTCTGTGCAGAGCTGCAGTGGGTACAGGAAGTGGTTGGTTCATACCAGGTCACCTTCCCGAACTGTAGCTTTAGCAGCGTGTTTAACACTGATGTCAATGAAGCTCTGAAAGAGTTGCTGAATAGATCCTGTGGAGGAGACCTGCTGACAGGCAGCAACCTAGACCAGCAGAGATAA
- the dapk2a gene encoding death-associated protein kinase 2a isoform X2, translated as MAVFKQQQVENFYEIGEELGSGQFAIVKQCREKSSGQDFAAKFIKKRQSNASRRGVLREEIEREVNILQQIHHPNIVMLHDVFENKTDVVLILELVSGGELFDFLAQKESLSEEEATQFIKQILEGVHYLHMRNIAHFDLKPENIMLLDKNAPLPRIKLIDFGLAHKIAEGVEFKNIFGTPEFVAPEIVNYEPLGLEADMWSVGVITYILLSGASPFLGETKQDTLGNISAMNYEFDDEFFGHTSELAKNFIRQLLEKDTKKRLTIQDALNHPWIKSNEHKDERTKAPERKRERRQLKTKRLKEYTIKSHSSMPPNNTYINFERFAQVEEDVSAMEGTFCQLASAHDTLQEDIDALLSIYNEKEMWYKEESESIRHELSQLRYEFRKVEAQRRGVHEDMRSVDASVSRVSERYKERQTRFEALQKELCAELQWVQEVVGSYQVTFPNCSFSSVFNTDVNEALKELLNRSCGGDLLTGSNLDQQR; from the exons ATGGCTGTATTCAAGCAGCAGCAGGTTGAGAATTTCTATGAGATTGGAGAGGAACTCGGAAG TGGGCAGTTTGCAATTGTTAAGCAGTGTCGTGAAAAGAGCTCAGGCCAGGATTTTGCAGCTAAGTTCATAAAGAAGCGCCAGAGCAATGCTAGCCGGCGAGGTGTGCTCCGAGAAGAGATTGAGCGAGAGGTCAACATCCTACAACAGATACACCATCCTAATATTGTCATGCTACATGATGTGTTTGAGAACAAGACAGATGTGGTGCTGATTTTGGAGCT tgtGTCTGGAGGAGAGCTTTTCGACTTTCTGGCACAGAAAGAGTCTTTAAGTGAGGAGGAAGCCACACAATTTATTAAACAGATTCTAGAGGGCGTTCACTATTTACACATGAGGAATATTGCTCATTTTGACCTGAAG CCTGAAAACATCATGCTTCTGGATAAGAACGCCCCACTTCCCCGGATCAAACTCATTGATTTTGGCTTGGCCCACAAGATTGCTGAAGGGGTTGAATTTAAAAACATCTTTGGAACACCAGAGTTTGTTG CTCCAGAAATTGTGAATTATGAACCACTGGGACTGGAAGCAGATATGTG GAGTGTTGGCGTAATTACATATATTCT GTTGAGTGGGGCTTCTCCTTTCCTAGGAGAAACGAAGCAAGACACCCTGGGAAATATCTCAGCCATGAACTATGAGTTTGATGATGAATTCTTTGGCCACACCAGTGAGCTTGCCAAGAATTTTATACGACAACTGCTGGAAAAGGACACCAA AAAGAGACTCACAATTCAAGATGCCTTAAACCACCCCTGGATCAAG TCTAACGAGCATAAGGACGAGCGCACTAAAGCaccagagaggaagagagagcgTAGGCAGCTGAAGACGAAGCGTCTCAAAGAGTACACCATCAAGTCCCACTCTAGCATGCCTCCTAATAACACCTACATCAACTTTGAACGCTTCGCACAGGTGGAGGAGGACGTGTCAGCAATGGAGGGCACTTTCTGCCAGCTAGCGTCGGCTCACGACACCTTGCAGGAAGACATTGATGCGCTATTGTCCATCTACAATGAGAAGGAGATGTGGTACAAAGAAGAAAGTGAAAGCATCAGACACGAGTTGTCCCAGCTTCGTTATGAGTTTCGTAAAGTCGAAGCACAGAGGCGTGGCGTTCACGAAGACATGAGGAGCGTGGATGCCAGTGTTAGTCGAGTGAGCGAGCGATATAAGGAGAGGCAGACACGTTTTGAGGCCCTGCAGAAGGAGCTCTGTGCAGAGCTGCAGTGGGTACAGGAAGTGGTTGGTTCATACCAGGTCACCTTCCCGAACTGTAGCTTTAGCAGCGTGTTTAACACTGATGTCAATGAAGCTCTGAAAGAGTTGCTGAATAGATCCTGTGGAGGAGACCTGCTGACAGGCAGCAACCTAGACCAGCAGAGATAA
- the sh2d7 gene encoding hematopoietic SH2 domain-containing protein homolog, with the protein MEQIEAAMYQKMKIPEGLNEKQMERKEGDLTKDSGQREPILKWFMETQAVLILCDGSFPPWFQGFISRHEAEDQLRDKNVGCFLIRLSEKASGYILSYKGQDRCRHFVINQTKTGLFVISGDSTTHNSLTELIDHFKTTPIQPFGEYLTSYNTEMDSDATNEVYDVVKNKPWVSSGVSVKALRSFWEQTSDFPHSTPPVLSSTSGRKLTTSTSIDRNSLSQGTKIPPVPKKNAPLRNSLSAGFPGKNPSHEQHSFSESRTSGRSGGDERVNDRSSDIMDTKGNNPQLKWPLHHDNNQSLTSNSCDLMPSIPQQPRLAPPITATCSYAVLDLKKSHTGAGQLPQTDQVALEPNPLYQASSVVHSGQMDQPGLVYDNRAKPIDNMLLAENPYQDILEQCDYNTYEDIRVTDSNTYASLDEIQPHTQNIMGKKNHKWWKLRLENKK; encoded by the exons ATGGAGCAAATAGAGGCAGCTATGTACCAGAAGATGAAGATACCTGAGGGATTAAATGAGAAGCAGATGGAAAGAAAGGAGGGAGATCTCACCAAGGACAGTGGACAGAGGGAGCCCATCCTTAAGTGGTTTATGGAGACTCAGGCTGTGCTCATCCTGTGTGATGGAAGTTTTCCACCCTGGTTCCAGGGCTTCATCTCCAGGCA TGAAGCCGAAGATCAGCTCAGAGACAAGAATGTTGGTTGCTTCCTTATCAGACTCAGCGAAAAGGCCAGTGGATATATTCTTTCATACAA AGGACAGGATCGTTGTCGCCATTTTGTCATAAATCAAACCAAAACTGGCCTGTTCGTCATTTCTGGTGATTCCACCACTCATAACAGTCTCACAGAGCTGATCGATCACTTTAAAACCACACCTATCCAGCCTTTTGGAGAGTACCTGACTTCATACAACACAGAGATGGATTCT GACGCCACAAATGAGGTTTATGATGTGGTTAAAAATAAGCCCTGGGTTAGTTCAGGAGTGAGCGTTAAGGCTCTAAGAAGTTTCTGGGAACAAACTAGCGATTTCCCGCATAGCACGCCTCCTGTTCTGTCTTCTACAAGTGGCCGGAAACTCACAACCTCCACGTCTATTGACAGGAACAGCCTGTCACAG GGTACAAAAATTCCACCTGTGCCAAAGAAAAATGCACCACTTCGGAATTCCTTAAGCGCTGGTTTTCCTGGTAAAAATCCTTCACATGAACAACACAGCTTCTCAGAATCAAGGACATCTGGAAGGTCAGGTGGAGACGAGAGAGTAAACGACAGGAGTAGCGATATCATGGATACCAAGGGCAACAACCCTCAGTTAAAGTGGCCTCTCCACCATGACAACAATCAGTCTCTAACCTCTAACTCTTGTGATCTTATGCCCTCCATCCCTCAACAACCTCGTTTAGCTCCACCCATAACAGCTACCTGCTCTTACGCTGTCCTTGACCTTAAAAAATCCCATACTGGAGCTGGCCAATTGCCACAAACTGACCAAGTAGCCCTAGAGCCCAATCCACTTTACCAGGCCTCATCCGTGGTGCACTCAGGGCAGATGGACCAGCCCGGGCTAGTGTATGACAACCGTGCAAAGCCCATCGACAACATGCTTTTAGCAGAAAACCCCTATCAAGACATACTTGAACAATGTGACTATAATACCTATGAGGACATTCGAGTGACAGACAGCAATACGTATGCAAGTTTGGATGAGATTCAgccacacacacagaacatcaTGGGGAAGAAG AATCATAAGTGGTGGAAACTTCGTCTGGAGAACAAGAAGTAA